A segment of the Mercurialis annua linkage group LG4, ddMerAnnu1.2, whole genome shotgun sequence genome:
cttatccccttaaaaaaccctcaccttttacccctaattcatttgcaccctcacattgcaaaaccaccaaatatacccaaattacgacctttcactttcaattgcaccctcaagcattaaattaatctcttttcacttaaaaaagtaggtttatttttgttttaaataaaatattaaattctattttaaaatatatgctaaaatttaaagtattgatttgaacatttttcaagtgaaaagaggccaatttaatgcttgagggtgcaattgaaagtgaaagatcgtaatttgggtatatttggtggttttacaaggtgagggtgcaaacgaattgggggtaaaaggtggggggattttaagaGGATAAGCCTTTTAGATTAGAAAGTTCAACATTCAAATTTGCTAGTAGTTGTTTCTTGATTGTAAATTAGGCACATTTTGAGAAATCGGATGCATTCTATATCGTTTGCAaaagtatatttattatttgaacaAATAATCTAAAATTAATGATTGAATACTTATATAGCCATCTAGGTTTCATGTATATACCTAATATAAGATTTAAAAATCAGACTTTTATAAGGTGTAGTATTTGATATACCAAGAAATGGAAATTGGGAGTGGCGTAAACGAGTAGCATTACTCGcgaattattcaaaattaactCGAAAATTTTGAGCCGAGTTTGAATATGAACTAAAAAAAGCTCATTAGATTTGCGATCCTAAACAAGTatctaatataataaaaaaattatttttttaatatattaatttttttatacctttaatttaaatgtgtatcatcataacttttatattttatatcgaaataaattttaaatatataaaatataaaaaacattaatataaaaatttatttttattgaactcAAGTCGAACTCAAACACAAGTAGCGCTCATGGCTTAGGAGTTTGAAAATTTAAGTCCATTAAAACTCGAATAACttattaatcttttaatttcaaattccaatttaaaaatttaaattcattcgAATTCAAACTTGTATTATATACACTAGATTGAGTTTGCATGACTCAAATCCGGCTCGGCGCGTTTGCACTCCTAGGGTGAAATAAGATATGAGGATGGACTTAATAGAAAATTTTTTATAACCCTCCATTTTAACTCATCTTCTATAACTTCCTTATGTGGCAGTATTTTATTCGTCTGATTCCCCTTTAAaagtgtatattttaaaaatcaatttttaatacaTTCACTCTTTTAATGTCGTGTTAAGTGggttaaaaaaaagaattaaaaaagagGGTTATATAATATTACTCCTTTTTTAACTGTTAATCGATggttgttttttaatatttttttaaatcgtcTCATTTTATCTCCTTCCTAGTACTAATTATTTTTCTCCTTCTTTTCTTTTAGTTTTGTCAATATTTTaaagaatatatatacaaatcaaTATATTGAATATTGATGaaactttcaaaattatttattcTAGAATTTAGtcttataaataaatatgaatttgaGGGTTAATAGGAGATTAAATACTTagaaattctaatttttaaaattttactatgataaaaaattaaaaataaattaccaataaattataattcaaattgtATAAGGTTTGGACAACAAACTGTTAGATCGTAAAATCCTCCCACAAACGTTACCCtccctaattataaaaaaaaatacaattctctaaatttattatattacaataatttaaaattttgtactATATATATTTGACACATTCTTGAATGAGTACATAATTAAAGAATAGTAAATAAAATCCTTACAAAAAATGGGTCTAtgcaatataaatttaatttaaaaaaaatggagtgaGTGAAATGACGAAAATAGGGTTAAAAGTAGTTAAACTAGTAAAATAACTGCTAAAGCGTTGAAGGCGTAAGAAGAATCCTGAGAAATCTGAATCTCCGCTTTCCCTCCcaatttctcttctcttttGTTTATTAACAGAGGCGTCTCTGCCAAGAAATCTctccatttttttctcttttttttatccACTCTTCTTATTACTATAAATATACACACTTTAAAATCcgtttttaagttttttaaatttattctaaaCTCTCTCTAATCTCTCTTCCTCTGTATATTCTCCGGTTTCTCACGATTTCTGCGAAATAATTTGTTCATCGCATTATATTATTTATCAGAATTCGCAGAATCTGAGAATCAGAGATATCCCTCTCCTCtcaaatcaacaaattaaaggttagttttaatattaaacAAACCCCATTTTTCTTCCaagaatattttatatatatttaaattttgatttggttcatGCGTTTGAATTGTTCATTATCTTGTTTTGTAGATTacagtattttttatttcttcagaAGAAAGTTTCTTCATCATTTTTGGTCTTCAGGTTCgactttttttcgtttttttttaatttataattcatttttgttttcttggttAATTTATGGATTGAGTTAATCAAAATAGTTATATATTTCAGGGTATTTATATATAGAGGGAGAGATTGAAGATGTTAGGAGATTTCATCACCAGAATTCTTGTGTATGTCACTGAAAAATAATCaccaatttaattgctttttctttttgcttttttttggtttatttatttcttttacttttgttctttttctttctGATGAATGTTTCTGGATTGAATGCTGATTTGTTTGTTATGGTTAATATTTTGGTTGGCAGGTTGCTTTTCGGGTATGCATACCCGGcttttgaatgttttaaatCTGTTGAGaagaataaaaatcaaattgaagaaCTCAGATTTTGGTGTCAATACTGGTAACCccttttcttgattttaatcCTGCTTTCAGGTTGTTGACATTGTTCtgtctttttcattttttaattttgatgataTAATTGGCCATGGAAATGCATTAGAATActatgtttacaaacaatatttTTCGCCAACTTGCTGCCAATAGGCATTGCGATAGAATTGGTCAAGTAATTTAATAAAGGACATGTAGCTATTAATGATGTGGAATTGAAAaatgaaagagaaaaaaaatagcgGGTAACGGAAGAAAAGAGCGGCATTCGAGTATTTAAGAGAAGAAATTATTATGGTaggaaatagaaaaataatCGAAAACAACCGGTGACTGATAGGTCTCGAATTGCAGTCTTAGCAGCACCTTCCTTTCCTTTACTAAAACAGAATTGACTcaacaaaaatgaagagttgTGAAGCAAAATGAGTTTTATAAATTTGGATATTGCATGGTTATAGAAATGGTTTGATCTCACGTTATTCGTGAATAAAGCTATCTCATTATAGCAtatcattaaaatgataataatacaCAATTGATAATGTTTTATAATGTGATTGGATTTATCACAACGTTGGACAAAatctacttaatttttttttcatattcagCGCAAATTTAGCTCCCATTCTTTTAACATTTTCTAAGAAACTCGGGAAATTTTTACTTATACTATGGCCATCATGTTATTCATGGATAGAGCTAATAATTTGTCGTCACACCACGTGGCCGACAAAGTTTATGTAAGAATTTCTCGCTAAACTCCTATATATCACAACAATTATTTCTATATAATTTAGATTTCTTTCCTCATTAGTGTTTCGTTGATTTTGCAGGATAATCATAGCACTTCTTACTGTTGTTGAGAGGATAGGggatatttttatttcatgGTAACCATATCTCTACCACTTCAATTCGTATCCTCATCCTCAAATTTCCCATTTGTAGGTCTGATTTTGTTCTCATTTATTGCTGAAGGTTGCCAATGTATGGGGAGATAAAGCTGGTATTCTTTATCTACTTATGGTATCCCAAAACAAAGGTAGGCGAATAAAGAAAACGAGAAATTCTCATACAGACTTCGTCCACCATGTTACATGTCGATATTATATCACATCATTCAAATAATGTCAATAGTATAATTCAATCCATTAAAATCCTCAATCATTCAACAATGTGTTATAATCAGTGGCGAATTCATTATTGTTTTCAGTCAGgggttaatttttaattcacaAATGACCTTTTGTCAACCCGAACTTAACATTCATCTAGCCTCGACCCCAGTCCGAGCTGGAGCCTACCCTAACTTAAAGGTAGTTATGCCTTTGGTTATAAAATCATCTCATTGACTCTGACCGCTGATAATATGGTGGACAAAGTCTATGTAAAAATTTCTCGAAGAGTAATTATTATGATTCAATTTGCCGAACTGAAATTATGAAACTATTTTGTTCAGGGAACTGGGTATGTCTACGAAACCCTGTTGAGACCTTTTGTGGCAAAGCATGAAACTGATATTGACAGGAAGATTGTGGAACTGAGAGCTAGAGCTTGGGATTTTGCTCTTTATTACTGGCAGAACTGTACTAAACTAGGACAGGGTACATTCTTTCAGATTCTTGAGTACTTGGCTGCTCAATCTGGAAAATTGTCCAACACAAATCCTAAGGTAAATTAGCTCTACTTGTCTTCTACTAGACTTTTGTAGTAAATTAACACAAAGCAATAGAACATCTCATTGTTGGACAGAACTCCGAAACTCTATTCTTGTAAAAATGTAATACTCCGTTTTCCGATTTATTAATTCCATTTCCGTCCTACATAGCGGACgagtaaacaaaaaataaataacaatgtaACTGCAAGCAACAATTTTGATATGTACAAGCAAAAGTTTTTGctataattaacaaataaaaatgaaatcatTAGTTTTTAATTCTTGCAAGCATTCCATTTAGTTTAAACAGTTACCTTATCAGTTTGTTTGCACACAACAAATTTGATTCTTACAAGCATTCCttaattaatccaaactttGCTTATCAACATTTGCTATCCAACATAattcaaattaacactaattcaATCAATTAGTACTAATTACTGATTACTAACCAAATCCTGCAGAAGACAGAAAAAAATGAACCGCGGTCACCATCAGCAGCTCCACCACGAAACGATTCAGATTCAATGAGCAAGCACAAGAACAGCAGGTGGCCATCAAGAGCGCCGCCGCCACCTCCGCCGCCAGGTAGTTCAATCAACCGCGAACAAACAGAGAATTTGCACTCTGAAACTGACGTCAATGACAGCCTTCAGCAGGCTCGGATGAAGCTCCGGCGATCA
Coding sequences within it:
- the LOC126679370 gene encoding putative HVA22-like protein g codes for the protein MLGDFITRILVLLFGYAYPAFECFKSVEKNKNQIEELRFWCQYWIIIALLTVVERIGDIFISWLPMYGEIKLVFFIYLWYPKTKGTGYVYETLLRPFVAKHETDIDRKIVELRARAWDFALYYWQNCTKLGQGTFFQILEYLAAQSGKLSNTNPKKTEKNEPRSPSAAPPRNDSDSMSKHKNSRWPSRAPPPPPPPGSSINREQTENLHSETDVNDSLQQARMKLRRSKPAVN